From Caulobacter segnis, a single genomic window includes:
- a CDS encoding tannase/feruloyl esterase family alpha/beta hydrolase, whose product MSNRQAPDRRERFYAALRRGVALAVAALAWGMASQSWAASCEALADLQLPDTVIKSATTVPAGGMPGLTLSPETPAFCRVVASVRAAPDSDVGVEVWLPLTGWKGVFHGNGNGGFGGVLPAGYGAMAAGVRRGYASAVTDTGTAPATPLEGDALIGHPRKWRDWGRLSAHVMTVTGKAIAQAYYGAKPERAFYTGCSTGGQQGLIEALYYPEDYDGILVGAPVINRTWGHAAVLWNDLAANLWPGSHLSDAKLRTLNTAVLARCGGRGSGLASDPFLGDPRACRFDPATLLCRGGDGPSCLTRQEVATVRAFYSGPTDRRGRAKFFGWPKGSEAPGHFGWDFLQSRPKGQPPFVSLFKWVFGADWNWAGFQVERDMPKVDAALDASVNDATRGDLRAFRARGGKLIVYHGWADSLVPPDQTIAFYDRVARDAGGIEKAQSFARLFMAPGVAHCGGGPGPDAFNAANGVVRPPPSATLQYDLFTALSAWVGRGAAPSRVIATRYVGAAPAEGVALQRPLCAYPAKAWYRGVGDTNDARNFVCSVAKPALSKQPDGPSRGGVD is encoded by the coding sequence ATGTCCAACCGACAAGCTCCCGATCGGCGTGAACGCTTCTACGCGGCTCTGCGACGAGGTGTCGCCCTGGCGGTGGCTGCGTTGGCATGGGGCATGGCCTCCCAGAGCTGGGCGGCCTCATGCGAGGCGCTCGCCGACCTGCAATTGCCAGACACGGTGATCAAGAGCGCGACGACGGTTCCGGCGGGCGGGATGCCCGGCCTCACGCTCTCGCCTGAGACGCCCGCCTTCTGTCGCGTGGTGGCTTCGGTGAGGGCGGCGCCGGACTCCGACGTCGGCGTCGAGGTGTGGCTGCCCCTGACGGGATGGAAAGGTGTCTTCCACGGCAACGGCAATGGCGGCTTCGGGGGCGTTCTCCCCGCCGGATACGGCGCCATGGCCGCAGGTGTGCGCCGAGGCTACGCCAGCGCCGTGACCGATACCGGAACGGCGCCGGCGACGCCGCTCGAAGGCGACGCCCTGATCGGTCACCCTCGCAAGTGGCGAGATTGGGGGCGGCTCTCGGCGCACGTCATGACGGTCACGGGCAAGGCGATTGCCCAGGCCTACTACGGCGCAAAGCCCGAGCGCGCCTTCTACACCGGATGCTCCACCGGCGGGCAGCAGGGCCTGATCGAAGCGCTGTACTATCCGGAGGACTACGACGGCATCCTGGTAGGCGCGCCGGTGATCAATCGCACCTGGGGACACGCGGCGGTGCTGTGGAACGATCTGGCGGCCAATCTGTGGCCGGGAAGCCACCTGTCGGACGCCAAGTTGCGGACCCTCAACACCGCGGTTCTGGCGCGGTGCGGTGGTCGCGGAAGCGGTCTCGCCAGCGATCCGTTCCTGGGGGATCCGCGCGCCTGCCGGTTCGATCCGGCCACGCTTCTCTGCAGGGGCGGGGACGGTCCCAGTTGCTTGACACGGCAGGAGGTTGCGACCGTCCGCGCCTTCTATTCGGGACCCACGGATCGCAGGGGGCGCGCCAAGTTCTTCGGCTGGCCGAAGGGCAGCGAAGCGCCGGGACACTTCGGTTGGGACTTCCTGCAGTCGCGGCCCAAGGGGCAGCCACCGTTCGTCAGCCTGTTCAAGTGGGTGTTCGGGGCCGATTGGAACTGGGCGGGATTCCAGGTCGAGCGCGACATGCCCAAGGTCGACGCGGCGCTGGACGCGTCGGTGAACGACGCCACGCGGGGCGATCTGCGAGCCTTCCGCGCGCGCGGCGGTAAGCTGATCGTCTATCATGGGTGGGCCGACAGCCTGGTGCCGCCGGACCAGACCATCGCCTTCTATGACCGCGTCGCCAGGGACGCGGGCGGCATCGAGAAGGCGCAGAGCTTCGCCCGGCTGTTCATGGCCCCGGGCGTCGCCCATTGCGGCGGCGGGCCGGGGCCGGACGCTTTCAACGCCGCCAACGGCGTCGTTAGGCCGCCGCCATCGGCAACGCTTCAATACGATCTGTTCACGGCGCTTTCGGCGTGGGTCGGGAGGGGCGCCGCGCCATCCCGGGTCATCGCAACGCGATATGTCGGCGCCGCGCCAGCGGAAGGCGTCGCGCTGCAGAGGCCGCTCTGCGCCTATCCCGCCAAGGCTTGGTATCGCGGCGTCGGCGACACGAACGACGCTCGCAACTTCGTATGCTCGGTGGCCAAGCCAGCTTTGTCGAAACAGCCTGACGGACCGTCTCGGGGCGGCGTGGACTAG
- a CDS encoding RNA polymerase sigma factor: MNAPPTPSTRPLVLAYLARREDMRRFFSVRTGRRGEVEDLMQDLYLKVQRVEGEVIENPSAYLYRLASNLLLDQLRSQRRAEARDAAWRRVSHTSLGGSDIADTPDAEAAVCARLRLKRLTEALADLPLKTRRVFWLHKFGELTHAQTAEQLGISRSAVEKHISRALKHLIARVGR; the protein is encoded by the coding sequence GTGAACGCTCCCCCTACGCCATCGACGCGTCCCCTGGTCCTCGCCTATCTCGCGCGACGTGAGGACATGCGTCGCTTTTTCTCCGTCCGGACCGGCCGACGCGGAGAGGTGGAGGACCTGATGCAGGATCTCTACCTCAAGGTCCAACGGGTGGAGGGCGAAGTGATCGAGAACCCGTCCGCCTACCTCTATCGACTTGCATCGAACCTGCTGTTGGATCAGCTGCGCAGTCAGCGACGCGCCGAGGCTCGCGACGCCGCCTGGCGGCGCGTAAGCCACACGAGCCTAGGCGGATCCGATATCGCGGACACACCGGACGCCGAAGCCGCCGTCTGCGCTCGCCTGCGCCTGAAGCGGCTGACCGAGGCGCTAGCCGACTTACCGCTCAAGACGCGGCGCGTCTTCTGGCTGCATAAGTTCGGAGAATTGACCCACGCCCAAACGGCTGAGCAACTTGGAATTTCGCGAAGCGCGGTCGAGAAGCACATCTCGCGCGCGCTCAAGCACCTGATCGCGAGAGTCGGGCGATAG
- a CDS encoding cytochrome b — MTSPSEDATPRRYPSSMRALHWLRAILLLGLIALGWWMTSLPDAAPIKFALYPVHKQLGVTVFLIAIVALIVRGRSTFPGEPRGLSRWEAILSHITHRALLVLALVVPLMGYAMSSSYVDSDGVPFLFTRLPELLPKSDVGFAVFQWLHRILAYALLGFALLHVVGALKHRLTDRGGETDVLGRMT; from the coding sequence ATGACCTCTCCCAGTGAAGACGCGACGCCGCGCCGCTACCCCTCCTCCATGCGCGCCCTGCACTGGCTTCGCGCGATCCTTCTGCTCGGCCTGATCGCCCTGGGATGGTGGATGACGAGCCTTCCGGACGCCGCCCCGATCAAGTTCGCGCTCTATCCCGTGCACAAGCAACTGGGCGTCACGGTCTTCCTGATCGCGATCGTGGCGCTGATCGTGCGCGGGCGTTCGACCTTTCCCGGCGAGCCGCGCGGCCTCTCGCGTTGGGAGGCGATCCTCTCGCATATCACCCATCGGGCGTTGCTGGTCCTGGCCTTGGTCGTGCCCTTGATGGGCTATGCGATGTCCAGTTCCTACGTCGACAGCGACGGCGTGCCATTCCTCTTCACGAGGCTGCCGGAACTGCTGCCCAAGAGCGATGTAGGCTTCGCGGTTTTCCAGTGGCTTCACAGGATTCTAGCCTACGCGCTGCTGGGCTTCGCGCTCCTGCATGTCGTGGGCGCCTTGAAACACCGCCTGACCGATCGCGGCGGCGAGACCGACGTGCTCGGCCGCATGACGTGA
- a CDS encoding efflux transporter outer membrane subunit: MRCLILCGAALLAACSTTPRLDLPAAAVATAYPVIEGGVATGMPEARSLAWRQVYGDPRLQALIDQALDQSRDLRTALLNVEAARAESRIARAAQAPGLEANLSRTEDRSPAQGRSMTYAANVGLTAFELDLFGRVRAESSAAFERYLASEAGARAARIALISAVATTYLDERLAEEQLALTESTLADWRASLDIAQRLKAASQASGLDVAQAEGLVRQAEADREAGRRGLAQARNALALVIGGPASPSLAAPIPLAGQPLPTQLEPGLPAELLTRRPDIAQAEHALRAANADVGAARAAFLPRITLSGAFGGASTDLGALFNPASRAWSFAPQITQPIFRGGQLRGALALSEARKSIAVAAYERQIQVAFRDVADGLAAQATYANQTYVQEGVTEAARRRLQLSDLRYRAGLDSRLELLDAQRADYAARQALLALRHDQLAAMIQLYAALGGGLDPAWRWVSKEEI, translated from the coding sequence ATGCGTTGCCTGATCCTGTGCGGCGCGGCGCTGCTGGCCGCCTGCTCCACCACGCCGCGCCTGGACTTGCCGGCGGCGGCGGTCGCGACCGCCTACCCCGTCATTGAAGGCGGCGTGGCGACGGGCATGCCCGAGGCGCGGTCGCTGGCCTGGCGACAGGTCTATGGCGATCCCAGACTGCAGGCCCTGATCGACCAGGCGCTGGACCAAAGCCGCGACCTGCGCACCGCCCTGCTGAACGTCGAGGCCGCGCGCGCCGAAAGCCGCATCGCCCGCGCCGCCCAGGCCCCTGGACTGGAGGCCAACCTGTCGCGAACCGAAGACCGGTCCCCAGCTCAAGGGCGGTCGATGACCTATGCGGCCAATGTCGGGCTGACCGCCTTCGAACTCGACCTGTTCGGGCGTGTGCGCGCCGAATCCAGCGCGGCCTTTGAACGCTACCTGGCGAGCGAAGCGGGGGCGCGCGCCGCCCGGATCGCGCTGATCTCGGCGGTCGCGACGACCTATCTCGACGAGCGGCTGGCCGAAGAACAACTGGCCCTGACCGAGTCCACCCTGGCGGACTGGCGCGCCTCGCTGGACATCGCTCAACGGCTGAAGGCGGCCTCGCAGGCGAGCGGCCTGGACGTCGCCCAGGCGGAAGGCTTGGTCCGCCAAGCCGAGGCCGACCGGGAGGCTGGCCGCCGGGGCCTCGCTCAGGCCCGCAACGCCCTGGCGCTTGTCATCGGCGGCCCCGCGTCGCCCTCGCTTGCCGCCCCGATCCCGCTCGCCGGTCAGCCGCTCCCGACACAGCTGGAGCCCGGCTTGCCGGCCGAGCTGCTGACGCGACGACCGGACATCGCCCAGGCCGAGCACGCCCTGCGCGCCGCCAACGCCGATGTCGGCGCCGCGCGCGCCGCTTTTCTGCCGAGGATCACCCTGAGCGGCGCGTTCGGCGGCGCCAGCACGGACCTTGGCGCGCTATTCAATCCGGCGAGCCGAGCGTGGTCTTTCGCGCCCCAGATCACCCAGCCCATCTTCCGGGGAGGCCAGTTGCGGGGGGCGCTGGCCCTCAGCGAGGCTCGTAAGTCGATCGCCGTAGCGGCCTACGAGCGACAGATCCAGGTCGCTTTCCGAGACGTGGCCGACGGTCTGGCCGCGCAAGCCACCTACGCCAACCAGACATATGTCCAGGAGGGCGTCACGGAAGCGGCGCGTCGGCGTCTGCAATTGTCGGATCTCAGATATCGCGCCGGCCTGGACAGCCGTCTCGAACTGCTCGACGCACAGCGCGCCGATTACGCGGCCAGGCAGGCGCTGTTGGCGCTCAGGCATGACCAGCTTGCGGCCATGATCCAGCTTTACGCCGCGCTCGGCGGCGGACTGGATCCGGCCTGGCGATGGGTATCGAAGGAAGAAATTTGA
- a CDS encoding multidrug efflux RND transporter permease subunit, with protein MPKFFIERPIFAWVIAIAIILAGLIAIPRLPVARYPVVAPPTVSIYASYPGATPQTMNDSVVGLIERELSSVKNLLYFEASTDTSGSATITATFKPGTNPELAQVDVQNRLKTVEPRLPQAVRQTGVSVESAASNFLMMVSLRSVDGRDDEVALSDYMVRNVADELKRIPGVGRVQMFGSERAMRIWVDPNKLTGLNLSLSDVTAAIAAQNQQLAPGALGGEPTVQDQRVTVPLTADGQLQTIEQFKAIVLRAATSGARVTLGDVARIELNSANFNFASRENGQPATALGVQLSPGGNAVRTAAAIQARLDELQRAAPAGMKLGIPFNTAPFVRVSIEKVVQTLVEAMALVFLVMFLFLQKVRYTLIPAIVAPIALLGAFTVMLAAGFSINVLTMFGMVLAIGIIVDDAIVVVEAVERIMATEGLSPKEATRKAMSEMTGAIIGITAVLSAVFIPMALADGSVGAIYRQFTLSMAVSILFSAFLALSLTPALCATLLKPIDGHAPKTGFFAWFDRHLDRLTERYERLLGGVLRRGGRAMAAFAVVVAIVAAGFAVIPSAFLPEEDQGYFITSFQLPADATARRTNEAVSRFEHYTRTRPGIETTQAVTGFSFAGQGPNAAMVFTMLKDWKNRDSATSAGEVKAATEAMMVQREGQVMSVMPPSIDELGNSSGFTLALQDRANRGPEALGKAQARLLELAAQSKLVTGVYPEGLPPGSTARLEIDRQKAQALGVSFPAVADTLSTALGSSYVNDFVNGGRLQQVIVQADAPFRMQLSDVLKLYVRNETGGMVALSEVVTPVWTTAPAQMTRFNGYPSVRLTGSPAPGASSGQAMAELERLATQLPQGYTVAWTGQSLQEKLAGAQAPALLALSMLVVFLVLAALYESWSIPLSVMLAIPLGLVGALAAVLIRGLPNDIFFKVGLITIIGLSAKNAILIVEFAKASRAQGMALSQAAIHAAKLRLRPIVMTSLAFTLGVVPLVIASGASAETQHAIGTGVFGGMITGTVLTVVLVPLFFVLVVGAAERLSDRRRAAPAEEA; from the coding sequence ATGCCCAAGTTCTTCATCGAGCGCCCGATCTTCGCCTGGGTCATCGCGATCGCGATCATCCTGGCCGGCTTGATCGCCATTCCGCGCCTGCCCGTGGCGCGCTACCCCGTCGTGGCCCCGCCCACGGTCAGCATCTACGCGAGCTATCCCGGCGCGACGCCGCAGACCATGAACGACTCCGTCGTCGGCCTGATCGAACGCGAACTCTCCAGCGTCAAGAACCTGCTCTACTTCGAAGCCTCCACCGACACGTCCGGTTCGGCGACCATCACGGCGACCTTCAAGCCGGGAACCAATCCCGAACTCGCCCAGGTGGACGTCCAGAACCGTCTGAAGACGGTCGAGCCCCGCCTGCCCCAGGCCGTGCGCCAGACGGGCGTCAGCGTCGAGAGCGCCGCGTCGAACTTCCTGATGATGGTCAGCCTGCGGAGCGTCGATGGGCGCGACGACGAGGTCGCGCTCAGCGACTACATGGTTCGCAACGTCGCCGACGAACTGAAGCGCATTCCCGGCGTCGGACGCGTTCAGATGTTTGGCTCGGAGCGCGCGATGCGGATTTGGGTCGATCCGAACAAGCTCACCGGCCTCAATCTTTCGCTGAGCGACGTCACCGCGGCGATCGCGGCGCAAAACCAGCAGCTGGCGCCCGGCGCCCTGGGCGGCGAACCGACGGTCCAGGACCAGCGCGTGACCGTGCCGCTGACCGCGGACGGTCAATTGCAGACCATCGAGCAGTTCAAAGCCATCGTGCTGCGCGCCGCCACCTCGGGTGCGCGCGTCACCTTGGGTGACGTGGCGCGCATCGAGTTGAACTCCGCGAACTTCAACTTCGCCAGCCGCGAGAACGGTCAGCCGGCGACCGCGCTGGGCGTTCAGCTCTCGCCGGGCGGCAACGCCGTGCGGACGGCCGCGGCGATCCAGGCCCGGCTGGACGAACTTCAGAGGGCTGCTCCAGCCGGCATGAAACTAGGCATCCCGTTCAACACCGCGCCGTTCGTGCGAGTCTCGATCGAGAAGGTCGTCCAGACCCTGGTCGAGGCCATGGCGCTGGTGTTCCTGGTGATGTTCCTATTCCTGCAGAAGGTCCGCTACACGCTGATCCCGGCCATCGTCGCGCCGATCGCGCTGCTGGGCGCGTTCACGGTGATGCTGGCCGCCGGCTTCTCGATCAACGTTCTGACCATGTTCGGCATGGTGCTGGCGATCGGCATCATCGTCGACGACGCCATCGTCGTGGTCGAGGCCGTCGAGCGCATCATGGCGACCGAGGGTCTTTCGCCCAAGGAAGCCACGCGCAAGGCCATGTCGGAAATGACAGGTGCGATCATCGGCATCACCGCCGTGCTGTCGGCGGTCTTCATTCCCATGGCCCTGGCCGACGGCTCGGTCGGCGCGATCTATCGCCAGTTCACCCTGTCGATGGCCGTCTCGATCCTGTTCTCGGCCTTCCTGGCGCTATCGCTGACCCCGGCTCTCTGCGCGACCCTGCTGAAGCCGATCGACGGTCACGCGCCGAAGACGGGCTTCTTCGCCTGGTTCGACCGCCACCTCGACCGGCTGACCGAGCGCTATGAGCGTCTGCTGGGCGGCGTCCTGCGCCGTGGCGGGCGCGCCATGGCGGCGTTCGCCGTGGTCGTCGCGATCGTGGCCGCCGGCTTTGCGGTCATTCCCTCGGCCTTCCTGCCCGAGGAAGACCAAGGCTACTTCATCACCTCGTTCCAGCTGCCGGCCGACGCGACCGCCCGGCGCACCAACGAAGCTGTCTCGCGCTTCGAGCACTACACCCGTACACGCCCCGGCATCGAGACCACCCAGGCGGTCACCGGCTTCAGCTTCGCCGGCCAGGGCCCCAACGCGGCGATGGTCTTCACGATGCTGAAAGACTGGAAGAACCGCGACAGCGCGACCAGCGCCGGCGAGGTCAAGGCCGCGACCGAGGCCATGATGGTCCAGCGCGAGGGCCAGGTGATGTCGGTGATGCCGCCGTCGATCGACGAACTGGGCAATTCCTCCGGCTTCACCCTGGCGCTGCAGGATCGCGCCAACCGCGGTCCCGAAGCCTTGGGCAAGGCGCAGGCCCGGCTGCTGGAGCTGGCGGCCCAGAGCAAGCTCGTCACCGGCGTCTATCCCGAGGGGCTTCCGCCCGGCTCGACGGCGCGGCTGGAGATCGATCGCCAGAAGGCCCAGGCTCTCGGCGTGTCCTTCCCAGCGGTCGCGGACACCCTCTCGACGGCGCTGGGGTCCAGCTACGTCAACGACTTCGTCAATGGCGGCCGCCTGCAGCAGGTTATCGTCCAGGCCGACGCGCCGTTCAGAATGCAATTGAGCGATGTGCTGAAGCTGTATGTTCGGAACGAGACCGGCGGGATGGTCGCGCTTTCCGAGGTGGTGACGCCGGTCTGGACCACGGCGCCGGCCCAGATGACGCGCTTCAACGGCTATCCGTCGGTCAGGCTGACGGGGTCGCCGGCGCCGGGCGCCTCGAGCGGCCAGGCCATGGCTGAATTGGAACGCCTCGCGACCCAGCTTCCCCAGGGCTACACGGTCGCCTGGACCGGCCAATCGTTGCAGGAGAAGCTCGCGGGCGCTCAGGCTCCTGCCCTGCTTGCCCTGTCGATGTTGGTCGTCTTCCTGGTGCTTGCGGCCCTCTACGAGAGCTGGTCCATCCCCCTGTCGGTGATGTTGGCCATTCCGCTTGGCCTGGTTGGCGCCTTGGCCGCGGTGCTCATTCGGGGCCTGCCCAACGACATCTTTTTCAAGGTCGGTCTGATCACCATCATCGGCCTGTCGGCCAAGAACGCCATTTTGATCGTGGAATTCGCCAAGGCGAGCCGCGCCCAGGGTATGGCCCTTTCGCAGGCGGCGATCCATGCCGCCAAGCTTCGCCTGCGGCCCATCGTGATGACCAGCCTGGCCTTCACCCTGGGCGTCGTTCCGCTGGTGATCGCCTCGGGCGCCAGCGCCGAGACCCAGCACGCGATCGGCACCGGCGTCTTTGGCGGCATGATCACCGGCACCGTGCTGACGGTCGTGCTGGTCCCCCTGTTCTTCGTCCTGGTCGTCGGCGCCGCCGAGCGCCTGTCCGATCGCCGCCGGGCCGCCCCGGCCGAGGAGGCCTGA
- a CDS encoding efflux RND transporter periplasmic adaptor subunit yields the protein MDRHRRRAATALLLGASMLSACGQAEVGALAPPPDVAVATAEIATVTPVDELPARVVAFRTAEIRPQVSGVVTQRYFTQGSEIRAGQPLFQIDPAPYRAEAAGAQAALVRAIAVADRARAQVARLAPLVEADAISRQSYDDAVTAKAQAEADLAEARATLRRRSVELSFATITAPIAGRIGEAQVTEGALVATGGAAPMATINQIDRVYIDVRQPSARLEALRAMAGGGAGREVEILTPSGAPYPRKGKILFSGVTVDPATGDAVARVEIDNPDRALLPGMFVRARLPRAPIQGAVLTPQQAVLRDSGGKPNVSLVNAKGQVETRAIEVGDVVDGRYVVTRGLKAGERVIVEGQDRVAAGARVKTVSFQTQAR from the coding sequence ATGGATCGCCATCGTCGTCGCGCCGCCACGGCCCTCTTGCTGGGAGCCTCCATGCTCTCCGCCTGCGGCCAGGCGGAAGTCGGTGCCCTCGCGCCGCCGCCCGACGTGGCGGTGGCCACCGCCGAGATCGCGACCGTCACCCCGGTGGATGAGCTGCCAGCTCGCGTCGTGGCCTTCCGGACCGCCGAGATCCGTCCGCAGGTGTCAGGCGTGGTGACACAGCGATACTTTACGCAAGGCAGCGAGATCCGGGCCGGCCAGCCGTTGTTCCAGATAGACCCGGCTCCCTACAGGGCCGAAGCCGCCGGCGCCCAGGCGGCGCTGGTTCGCGCGATCGCCGTCGCGGACCGCGCTAGGGCGCAAGTCGCGCGCCTGGCGCCGCTCGTCGAAGCCGACGCCATCAGCCGCCAGAGCTATGATGACGCCGTGACGGCCAAGGCGCAGGCGGAGGCCGACCTGGCCGAGGCGCGCGCGACTCTGCGCCGTCGCAGCGTCGAACTGAGCTTCGCGACAATCACGGCGCCGATCGCTGGGCGGATCGGCGAGGCCCAGGTCACGGAGGGCGCCTTGGTCGCCACAGGGGGTGCGGCTCCCATGGCGACCATCAACCAGATCGACAGGGTCTATATCGACGTGCGCCAGCCGTCCGCGCGTCTCGAAGCGCTGCGCGCCATGGCGGGCGGCGGAGCCGGTCGCGAGGTGGAAATCCTGACGCCATCCGGCGCGCCCTATCCCCGCAAGGGAAAGATCCTGTTCTCAGGCGTTACGGTCGATCCCGCGACAGGCGACGCCGTCGCCCGCGTCGAGATCGACAATCCCGATCGCGCGCTGCTGCCCGGCATGTTCGTCCGAGCCCGCCTGCCACGTGCGCCGATCCAGGGCGCGGTGCTGACGCCTCAGCAAGCCGTGCTGCGCGACAGCGGGGGCAAGCCGAACGTCAGCCTGGTGAACGCCAAAGGGCAGGTCGAGACCCGCGCCATCGAGGTCGGCGACGTCGTGGATGGTCGTTACGTCGTGACCCGGGGATTGAAAGCCGGCGAGCGCGTGATCGTCGAAGGCCAGGACCGGGTCGCCGCCGGCGCTCGGGTCAAGACCGTCTCGTTCCAAACCCAGGCGCGCTAG
- a CDS encoding response regulator, giving the protein MNALVLIVEDEPEIAEILVGYLEREGFRIVTARDGLTAVDLHQALRPDIVLLDVGLPKLDGWEVLAQLRRRGGTPVIMLTALDQDLDKLQALRIGADDYVVKPFNPLEVAARAKAVLRRASGRDTASVARAGPLDVDPVNHTATVNAPDGPRRLTLTLTEFRLLLHMAQAPMRLYTRAELLDACLSGGDALERTVDSHLSKLRKKLEAAGAPAMLGNVRGLGYRLLGDQ; this is encoded by the coding sequence TTGAACGCCCTGGTTCTGATCGTGGAAGACGAGCCCGAGATCGCGGAAATTCTCGTGGGCTACCTCGAACGCGAAGGGTTCAGGATCGTCACGGCGCGGGATGGTCTGACGGCGGTCGACCTCCACCAGGCGCTTCGCCCCGACATCGTTCTGCTCGACGTCGGCCTGCCGAAGCTGGATGGCTGGGAGGTGCTGGCGCAGCTCCGCAGGCGAGGCGGCACGCCCGTCATCATGCTGACGGCCTTGGACCAGGATCTAGACAAACTGCAAGCGCTGCGGATCGGCGCGGACGACTATGTGGTCAAGCCCTTCAATCCGCTGGAGGTCGCCGCCCGCGCCAAGGCCGTGCTGCGTCGCGCCTCGGGCAGGGACACCGCGTCCGTGGCGCGAGCCGGGCCCCTGGACGTCGATCCCGTCAACCACACCGCGACGGTGAACGCGCCCGACGGCCCGCGCCGCCTGACCTTGACCCTCACCGAATTTCGTTTGCTGCTCCACATGGCTCAGGCCCCGATGCGGCTCTACACGCGCGCCGAACTGCTGGACGCCTGTCTGTCCGGAGGTGACGCGCTGGAGCGAACGGTGGACAGCCATCTGAGCAAGCTGCGCAAGAAACTCGAGGCCGCGGGCGCTCCGGCGATGCTCGGCAATGTCCGGGGGCTCGGATACCGCCTGCTGGGGGACCAATGA
- a CDS encoding sensor histidine kinase has protein sequence MKAQSLSQRLNLAIVGITLATLILSLVFVFAAYGLLFQFAPKLISAENALFPAPVEWAIYSVCVVLGSIAASVVATRVARRMVEPLETLAEAARAIADGNLSARATLVAPAPTEASQMIADFNAMADRLEKAVDDIVTWNSLIAHELRTPVTILKGRLQGIAEGVFQPDPALLQSLHQQADGLARLVEDLRVVSLLDSGRLQLRPVEIDLASEIEGLARLIERDLDKAGFGLRMTLTSGRCVADPVRLRQAVLALVDNTLKYAEPCVLEIAARVSDAEVVISVIDQGPGMPEGFTKRAFEPFRRAEDVDGKSGSGLGLAVVRGIAEAHGGEVTYERRDGLSAFTIVMPRMNRSGLGAE, from the coding sequence ATGAAAGCGCAGAGCCTTTCGCAACGTCTCAACCTGGCGATCGTCGGCATCACGCTGGCGACCCTGATCCTGAGTTTGGTGTTTGTCTTCGCGGCATATGGATTGCTCTTTCAGTTCGCGCCCAAGCTGATTTCAGCCGAGAACGCTTTGTTTCCCGCGCCTGTCGAGTGGGCCATCTACTCTGTTTGCGTCGTGCTCGGCAGCATCGCCGCCAGCGTTGTCGCCACGCGTGTCGCCCGACGGATGGTCGAACCGCTCGAGACTCTGGCGGAGGCGGCGCGCGCGATCGCCGACGGAAATCTGTCGGCCAGGGCGACGCTCGTCGCTCCGGCGCCGACCGAAGCCAGCCAGATGATCGCCGACTTCAACGCCATGGCCGATCGCCTGGAGAAGGCGGTCGACGACATCGTCACTTGGAACAGCCTGATCGCTCACGAACTGCGGACACCGGTCACGATCCTGAAGGGCCGCCTTCAGGGTATCGCGGAGGGCGTCTTCCAGCCTGACCCAGCGCTTTTGCAGTCGCTTCACCAGCAGGCCGACGGCCTGGCGCGCCTCGTGGAGGATTTGCGGGTCGTTAGCCTGCTCGACAGCGGGCGGCTGCAACTACGGCCGGTCGAAATCGACTTGGCCTCGGAGATCGAAGGTTTGGCGCGTCTCATCGAGCGCGATCTCGACAAGGCGGGCTTTGGTCTGCGCATGACGCTCACCAGCGGCCGATGTGTCGCCGATCCCGTGCGCCTTCGCCAGGCCGTGCTCGCCCTCGTCGACAACACGCTGAAGTACGCGGAGCCCTGCGTCCTGGAGATCGCGGCGCGCGTGTCGGACGCCGAAGTCGTGATCAGCGTCATCGACCAGGGGCCCGGAATGCCGGAAGGTTTCACAAAGCGCGCGTTCGAGCCCTTCCGACGCGCGGAAGACGTCGACGGCAAGAGCGGGTCGGGTTTGGGCCTCGCCGTGGTCCGCGGTATCGCCGAAGCTCACGGAGGGGAGGTGACCTACGAGCGGCGCGACGGCCTTTCAGCCTTCACGATCGTGATGCCCAGGATGAACCGGTCCGGTCTGGGAGCCGAATAG